In Alloyangia pacifica, the following proteins share a genomic window:
- the modC gene encoding molybdenum ABC transporter ATP-binding protein — protein MTLSVDLRHRFAGFALDARFEAPKGITVLFGRSGSGKTTIVNAVAGLLRPDAGRIAADDLVLFDTARGLWLPPHRRRIGYIFQEGRLFPHLSVRQNLHYGAWFSPNRATPEDFDRVVAMLGIGALLARRPGALSGGEKQRVAIGRALLSSPQMILADEPLAALDEARKSEILPYFERLRDEAKIPILFVSHSAAEVARLATTVVVLEGGCVTRQGPAVEVLADPAVTPLGARAAGAVLSARVARHHDDGLTELDAGGAALFIPRLAAAPGTPVRVRIAAHEVILSRQRPEGLSALNIISGKVQEIRAGDGPGMLVSLDTAAGRVLARITRRSAQALELAPGTPCHAVMKTVAVAPEDIGGQGRDARK, from the coding sequence ATGACGCTTTCGGTCGACCTGCGCCATCGGTTCGCTGGCTTCGCGCTCGACGCGCGCTTCGAGGCTCCCAAGGGGATCACGGTGCTTTTCGGGCGATCGGGCTCGGGCAAGACCACCATCGTCAACGCCGTGGCCGGGCTGCTGCGCCCCGATGCAGGACGGATCGCGGCGGATGATCTGGTGCTTTTCGACACGGCCCGGGGCCTCTGGTTGCCGCCGCACCGGCGCCGCATCGGCTATATCTTCCAAGAGGGGCGACTCTTTCCGCACCTGTCGGTGCGCCAGAACCTGCACTACGGAGCGTGGTTCTCGCCGAACCGCGCGACGCCTGAGGACTTTGACCGGGTGGTCGCGATGCTGGGCATCGGCGCGCTGCTCGCGCGCCGCCCCGGCGCGCTTTCGGGAGGAGAAAAACAGCGCGTCGCCATCGGCCGCGCGCTGCTCTCCTCGCCCCAAATGATTCTTGCCGACGAACCCCTGGCGGCGCTCGACGAAGCCCGCAAATCCGAGATCCTCCCATACTTCGAGCGGCTGCGTGACGAGGCGAAGATCCCCATCCTCTTCGTCAGCCACTCCGCCGCCGAGGTCGCGCGGCTCGCCACGACCGTGGTCGTTCTGGAGGGCGGATGTGTCACCCGTCAGGGTCCGGCGGTCGAGGTTCTGGCCGATCCCGCTGTCACCCCGCTCGGCGCGCGGGCGGCAGGCGCGGTGCTGAGCGCGCGCGTGGCGCGGCACCATGACGACGGGCTGACCGAGCTCGACGCGGGCGGCGCCGCGCTCTTTATCCCGCGGCTCGCGGCGGCGCCGGGCACCCCTGTACGGGTGCGCATCGCCGCGCATGAGGTGATCCTCTCGCGGCAGCGTCCCGAGGGGCTCTCGGCACTGAACATCATCAGCGGCAAGGTGCAGGAAATCCGCGCCGGTGATGGTCCGGGGATGCTGGTCTCGCTGGACACCGCGGCGGGCAGGGTGCTGGCGCGCATCACCCGCCGGTCAGCCCAAGCGCTGGAGCTCGCCCCGGGCACCCCGTGCCACGCAGTGATGAAGACTGTTGCCGTCGCGCCCGAGGATATCGGCGGGCAAGGCCGGGACGCGAGGAAGTGA
- a CDS encoding DUF6478 family protein: MARQWGGGWMRQTLQAASLRRWSRLAAEAPSMALSDLRNQRSAARRLRARLDDLLHVAEERLALPLIGNQAFPHPADADWAWRPELWSGPMPLPGIASVPQKAQVGAEAKLFHDCPRSEITLRQIRNLREGDAAPYGLRLDVFRFSGSYLSLAVDLPAEARAGLSRRHLIRIQTIVEMERPLEIFARLNIRHGPNTEQILRELPLTAEEITVEFDLAYTRLNEKRVDGAWLDLIFEGPEMNEVILRDLTFSRRPRAPL, encoded by the coding sequence ATGGCAAGGCAATGGGGCGGCGGATGGATGCGGCAGACGCTGCAGGCGGCATCGCTGCGGCGCTGGTCGCGGCTGGCGGCCGAGGCGCCCAGCATGGCCTTGTCCGACCTGCGCAACCAGCGAAGCGCCGCGCGCCGCCTGCGCGCCCGTCTCGACGACCTTCTGCACGTGGCCGAAGAGCGGCTGGCGCTGCCGCTGATCGGCAACCAGGCCTTTCCGCATCCGGCCGATGCGGACTGGGCGTGGCGCCCCGAACTCTGGAGCGGGCCAATGCCGCTGCCGGGCATCGCCTCTGTGCCCCAAAAGGCCCAGGTCGGCGCCGAGGCGAAGCTCTTTCACGACTGCCCGCGCTCCGAGATCACGCTGCGCCAGATCCGCAACCTGCGCGAAGGCGACGCCGCCCCCTACGGGCTGCGGCTCGACGTCTTCCGCTTCAGCGGCTCCTATCTGTCGCTGGCTGTCGACCTGCCCGCCGAGGCCCGCGCCGGCTTGAGCCGCCGCCACCTGATCCGGATTCAGACCATCGTCGAGATGGAAAGGCCGCTCGAGATCTTCGCCCGGCTCAACATCCGCCACGGGCCGAACACCGAGCAGATCCTCCGCGAGCTGCCGCTGACCGCCGAGGAGATCACCGTCGAGTTCGACCTCGCCTATACCCGGCTCAACGAGAAACGGGTCGACGGCGCGTGGCTCGACCTGATCTTCGAGGGGCCGGAGATGAACGAGGTGATCCTGCGGGACCTGACCTTCAGCCGTCGCCCGCGGGCGCCGCTCTGA
- a CDS encoding branched-chain amino acid ABC transporter permease, translating into MTPILIAEQVLNGLQSGVMLFLMAAGLTLIFGVMGLINLAHGSLYMVGAFAAAATAAATGSFLLALVAALAAAAAAGALVERLVIRRLYDRDHLDQVLATFALILIFSEGTRWIFGSFPLYLDIPEALSGPVTLPGGIQYPLYRLFIIGMGLVVAALLFWLIARTRLGIRIRAGENDREMIAALGVDIARLYTLVFALGAALAGLAGALVGAIQSVQVGMGEPVLILAFVVIVIGGIGSIEGALVGALLVGLTDTLGGIFLPQLFSLFMDPAAATQTGAALASMAIYVLMAAVLVWKPTGLFGAKS; encoded by the coding sequence ATGACCCCCATCCTCATCGCCGAGCAGGTCCTCAACGGCCTGCAATCGGGCGTGATGCTGTTCCTCATGGCCGCCGGGCTGACGCTGATCTTCGGCGTCATGGGGCTGATCAACCTCGCCCACGGCTCGCTCTACATGGTCGGCGCCTTTGCTGCGGCCGCCACTGCCGCCGCAACCGGCTCCTTCCTGCTGGCACTGGTCGCGGCGCTGGCCGCTGCCGCTGCCGCGGGCGCGCTTGTCGAGCGGCTGGTGATCCGCAGGCTCTACGACCGCGATCACCTCGACCAGGTGCTGGCCACTTTCGCGCTGATCCTGATCTTCTCGGAAGGCACGCGCTGGATCTTCGGCTCCTTTCCCCTCTATCTCGACATCCCCGAGGCGCTCTCGGGGCCGGTCACCCTGCCGGGGGGCATCCAGTATCCGCTCTACCGGCTCTTCATCATCGGCATGGGCCTTGTCGTGGCTGCGCTGCTGTTCTGGCTGATCGCCCGCACGCGGCTCGGCATCCGCATCCGCGCTGGCGAGAACGACCGCGAGATGATTGCCGCGCTCGGCGTCGACATCGCCCGGCTCTACACGCTGGTCTTCGCACTCGGCGCGGCGCTGGCAGGGCTGGCCGGCGCGCTCGTTGGGGCCATCCAGTCGGTGCAGGTGGGCATGGGCGAGCCGGTGCTGATCCTTGCCTTCGTGGTGATCGTCATCGGCGGCATCGGCTCGATCGAGGGGGCGCTGGTCGGCGCGCTGCTCGTGGGCCTCACCGACACGCTCGGCGGCATCTTCCTGCCGCAACTCTTCAGCCTCTTCATGGACCCTGCCGCCGCCACCCAGACCGGCGCGGCGCTGGCGTCGATGGCGATCTATGTGCTGATGGCGGCCGTGCTCGTCTGGAAGCCGACCGGACTATTCGGAGCGAAATCATGA
- a CDS encoding winged helix-turn-helix domain-containing protein, with amino-acid sequence MKESRPEMQSPPRLRLRILFGTDAMLGPGKADLLEQIRETGSIAAAGRAMAMSYKRAWSLVEEMNHAFRAPLVDSSRGGARGGGAHLTETGEEVLANYRALEETIAEAGADRIETLRGLLRDAPVSPPDIPEEK; translated from the coding sequence ATGAAAGAGTCCAGACCCGAGATGCAGAGCCCGCCGAGGCTGCGTCTGCGCATTCTCTTCGGCACCGACGCGATGCTCGGCCCCGGCAAGGCCGACCTGCTGGAGCAGATCCGCGAGACCGGCTCCATCGCCGCGGCGGGCCGCGCCATGGCGATGAGCTACAAGCGCGCCTGGAGCCTCGTCGAAGAGATGAACCACGCCTTCCGCGCACCACTGGTCGACAGCAGCCGTGGCGGCGCCAGGGGCGGCGGCGCGCATCTCACCGAGACAGGCGAGGAAGTTCTGGCCAACTATCGCGCCCTCGAGGAGACCATCGCCGAGGCCGGGGCAGACCGGATCGAGACCCTGCGCGGCCTGCTGCGCGACGCGCCCGTGTCGCCCCCCGATATTCCCGAGGAGAAATAA
- the modA gene encoding molybdate ABC transporter substrate-binding protein, producing MPFPRLLRPALAAALLAALPLAAKAEEVVVFAAASLKTAMDEIAPAFEAKTGHEVTVSLAGSSALARQIQQGAPAGIFISANEEWMDTLDADGLLEPGSRSDLLRNSIVLIAHGADAAPVAISPALDLPGLLGDGRLAMALVDAVPAGIYGKAALQSLGLWDTALPRVAQADNVRAALALVSTGEAPLGIVYATDAAADKNVSVIGTFPEDSHPPIVYPVAELAGRNGAAETAFLAYLHGPEARAAFEAQGFEVVSQPGTGG from the coding sequence ATGCCGTTTCCCCGCCTCCTCCGCCCGGCGCTGGCCGCTGCCCTGCTGGCCGCCTTGCCCCTGGCAGCAAAGGCCGAGGAGGTGGTCGTCTTTGCCGCCGCCAGCCTGAAAACCGCCATGGACGAGATCGCCCCCGCCTTCGAGGCGAAAACGGGCCACGAGGTCACCGTCTCGCTCGCCGGCTCCTCGGCGCTGGCGCGGCAGATCCAACAAGGCGCGCCCGCCGGGATCTTCATCTCGGCCAATGAGGAATGGATGGACACTCTGGATGCGGATGGGCTGCTCGAGCCCGGCAGCCGAAGTGACCTGCTGCGCAATTCCATCGTGCTGATCGCCCATGGCGCCGATGCCGCCCCTGTCGCGATCAGCCCCGCGCTCGATCTGCCCGGGCTGCTGGGCGACGGGCGCCTTGCCATGGCGCTGGTCGACGCGGTGCCCGCCGGAATCTATGGCAAGGCGGCGCTCCAGAGCCTCGGCCTCTGGGACACGGCCCTGCCGCGGGTGGCGCAGGCGGACAATGTACGCGCCGCGCTGGCGTTGGTCTCGACCGGCGAGGCGCCGCTCGGCATCGTCTACGCCACCGATGCCGCCGCCGACAAAAACGTCTCGGTGATCGGCACCTTCCCCGAAGACAGCCATCCGCCCATCGTCTACCCCGTGGCTGAACTGGCCGGGCGGAACGGCGCCGCCGAGACCGCCTTCCTGGCCTACCTGCACGGCCCCGAGGCCCGCGCCGCCTTCGAGGCGCAGGGCTTCGAGGTCGTCTCCCAGCCCGGCACCGGCGGCTGA
- a CDS encoding GntR family transcriptional regulator, with protein sequence MADRESDLPPVRKLFVTLRDGISRNRMPPGTVMALSDIAEERGISFETVYAALLLLIEEGLVERCAEGRARVLPISETCLRNTVFLREQAEAEIVRRVTHSADTDFLNDLREQILRQKLVGMRGPGNLLRLDDRFHRTLAERAGLGSLWPWLEAWKLCSDRPRFTVEGSLSAPDMICQHSGIVDRIIMRDAEGAAAATRYHVTGVLRQLPDYRRSHPELFRD encoded by the coding sequence TTGGCGGACAGAGAATCTGATCTTCCGCCGGTCCGAAAGCTCTTCGTCACCCTGCGCGACGGCATTTCGCGCAACCGGATGCCACCCGGCACGGTGATGGCGCTCTCCGACATCGCCGAAGAGCGGGGCATCTCCTTCGAAACCGTTTACGCGGCCCTGCTTTTGCTCATTGAAGAAGGCCTTGTAGAGCGTTGCGCGGAAGGTCGGGCGCGGGTGCTTCCGATCTCGGAGACGTGCCTGCGCAACACGGTCTTTCTCCGCGAGCAGGCCGAGGCCGAGATTGTCCGGCGCGTCACCCACAGCGCCGACACCGATTTCCTGAACGATCTGCGCGAGCAAATCCTGCGCCAGAAGCTTGTCGGCATGCGTGGCCCGGGCAATCTGCTGCGGCTCGACGACCGGTTCCACCGTACGCTGGCCGAACGCGCGGGGCTGGGATCTCTCTGGCCCTGGCTCGAGGCATGGAAACTCTGCAGCGACCGCCCGCGCTTCACCGTCGAGGGCAGCCTCTCGGCGCCTGACATGATTTGCCAGCACAGCGGCATCGTCGACCGGATCATCATGCGCGACGCCGAAGGCGCGGCCGCGGCGACCCGCTATCATGTGACCGGCGTGCTGCGGCAGCTTCCGGACTACCGCCGGTCCCACCCCGAGCTGTTCCGCGACTGA
- a CDS encoding dihydroxy-acid dehydratase produces the protein MMTILGNGRTLRGIALLALVALASCEATTGGPPLQQAALEEGAVVVGGPGGYCIDPVTLERRAGRGFAVLASCQILSSGESGGFVDPMMLTVTVGPVEGAAALPSPETMAAEAGQRVIAGGGVVDGLSLVHLAAGGNRVLPEGDPRHWRGAFRLNGRLVLMALYAPKDGTLAGRDGAAMLQAVRARITRLSPEAAVQR, from the coding sequence ATGATGACGATCCTCGGAAATGGCCGCACCCTGCGCGGCATCGCGCTCCTGGCGCTTGTCGCCCTGGCCTCCTGCGAGGCCACGACGGGCGGTCCCCCACTGCAGCAGGCCGCGCTCGAGGAGGGCGCGGTGGTCGTCGGCGGTCCCGGTGGCTATTGCATCGATCCGGTGACGCTCGAACGCCGCGCCGGCCGGGGCTTCGCGGTGCTGGCCTCCTGCCAGATCCTCAGCAGCGGCGAGAGCGGTGGCTTCGTCGATCCGATGATGCTGACGGTGACGGTCGGCCCGGTGGAGGGCGCGGCGGCGCTTCCCTCCCCCGAAACCATGGCCGCGGAGGCAGGGCAGCGGGTGATCGCCGGGGGCGGCGTGGTCGACGGGCTGTCGCTGGTGCATCTGGCGGCGGGCGGCAACCGGGTGCTGCCCGAGGGTGATCCGCGCCATTGGCGCGGCGCGTTCCGGCTGAACGGCCGGCTGGTGCTAATGGCGCTCTACGCGCCGAAGGACGGCACGCTGGCCGGGCGCGATGGCGCGGCCATGCTGCAGGCAGTGCGGGCGCGCATCACCCGGCTCAGCCCCGAGGCGGCGGTGCAACGCTGA
- a CDS encoding ABC transporter ATP-binding protein: MTDAILETRGLVKTYGALRASDGITLDLRPGEIHAVIGPNGAGKSTMIKQLSGNIAPDEGTVHFLGKDVTGLSTMARARMGLARTFQVSALAMEDTLLQNAVLGALGATASPYRFFRPALKRAELRDRAMAALDRMGLADHAATVVSELSHGQRRQLEVAVALTLQPRAFLMDEPMAGLGGEGSQQLTGILDRLRTEAPILLIEHDMDAVFALADRISVLVYGRIIATGTVEEIRRSPEVRDAYLGDAE, encoded by the coding sequence ATGACTGACGCCATTCTCGAAACCCGCGGGTTGGTGAAGACCTACGGCGCGCTGCGCGCTTCGGACGGCATCACGCTCGACCTGCGCCCCGGCGAGATCCACGCGGTGATCGGTCCCAACGGCGCCGGAAAGTCGACGATGATCAAGCAGCTTTCGGGCAATATCGCGCCGGACGAAGGCACCGTGCATTTCCTCGGCAAGGATGTCACCGGCCTCAGCACCATGGCCCGCGCCCGCATGGGTCTGGCGCGGACCTTCCAGGTCTCGGCGCTGGCGATGGAGGACACGCTACTGCAGAACGCGGTGCTGGGCGCGCTCGGGGCGACCGCGTCGCCATATCGCTTCTTTCGGCCTGCGCTGAAGCGCGCGGAATTGCGCGACCGGGCCATGGCCGCGCTGGACCGCATGGGATTGGCGGACCACGCCGCCACCGTGGTGAGCGAGCTGAGCCACGGCCAGCGCCGCCAGCTCGAGGTCGCGGTGGCGCTGACGCTGCAGCCGAGGGCCTTCCTGATGGACGAGCCGATGGCCGGTCTCGGCGGTGAGGGCTCACAGCAGCTCACCGGCATCCTCGACAGGCTGCGGACCGAGGCGCCGATCCTGCTCATCGAACACGATATGGACGCCGTCTTCGCGCTGGCCGACCGGATCTCGGTGCTCGTCTACGGGCGGATCATCGCCACCGGTACGGTAGAGGAGATTCGGCGCAGCCCGGAGGTGCGCGACGCCTACCTTGGAGATGCCGAATGA
- a CDS encoding DMT family transporter — protein MSPLRGIALKLTSVVLFVFMSAMIKAVSDEVPTGQAVFFRSFFAIPVIFGWLVWTGKLKTGLKVASPMAHFLRGIIGGGAMAFSFAALGLLPLPEVTALDYAAPPLTVIFAALLLGEKVGLFRISAVFIGLLGVLVIMLPMLTVSEVSPAVLWGIGFVLTSAVLRALVQIHIRRMVQTEATSAIVFYFSLTTTVLSLLTLPFGWVMPGPGTLALLVSSGLIGGVAQILLTSAYKGAEAALLAPFDYASILFAILIGYLVFDEVPTVLMLVGSAIVISSGIAIILRERALGLKRFKARPGMTPQG, from the coding sequence ATGTCCCCCTTGCGCGGCATTGCGCTGAAACTCACCTCCGTGGTGCTCTTCGTCTTCATGTCCGCCATGATCAAGGCCGTCTCCGACGAGGTGCCGACTGGTCAGGCGGTGTTCTTCCGCTCGTTCTTCGCGATCCCGGTGATCTTTGGCTGGCTGGTCTGGACGGGCAAGTTGAAGACTGGGCTGAAAGTCGCCAGTCCGATGGCGCATTTCCTGCGCGGCATCATCGGCGGCGGGGCCATGGCCTTCAGCTTTGCCGCGCTGGGGCTTCTGCCGCTGCCCGAGGTCACCGCGCTCGACTATGCCGCGCCACCTCTGACGGTGATCTTCGCGGCGCTGCTGCTGGGCGAGAAGGTTGGGCTGTTCCGCATCTCGGCGGTGTTCATCGGCCTTCTGGGCGTGTTGGTGATCATGCTGCCGATGCTCACCGTCTCGGAGGTGAGCCCGGCGGTGCTCTGGGGCATCGGCTTCGTGCTGACCTCGGCGGTGCTGCGGGCGCTGGTGCAGATCCATATCCGCCGCATGGTGCAGACCGAGGCGACCTCGGCCATCGTCTTCTATTTCTCGCTGACCACCACGGTCTTGTCGCTGCTGACCCTGCCCTTTGGCTGGGTGATGCCTGGGCCCGGCACCCTGGCCTTGCTGGTCAGCTCGGGGCTGATCGGCGGCGTGGCGCAAATCCTGCTGACCTCGGCCTACAAGGGCGCGGAGGCGGCGCTCCTGGCGCCCTTTGACTATGCCTCGATCCTCTTCGCGATCCTCATCGGCTACCTGGTCTTCGACGAGGTGCCGACGGTGCTGATGCTCGTGGGCTCGGCGATCGTCATTTCCTCGGGCATCGCCATCATCCTGCGCGAGCGCGCGCTCGGGCTGAAGCGGTTCAAGGCGCGTCCGGGGATGACGCCGCAGGGCTGA
- a CDS encoding ABC transporter ATP-binding protein — translation MSLLELHDLTASYGASQALFGVSLEIAEGEVLALMGRNGMGKSTTVRCLSGMMAAGGVRRFAGQDIGKLPSHRVARLGVGLVPEGRRCFRDLTVTENLIAAARPGPWDQARVEALFPRLAERRTQVSGTLSGGEQQMLAIGRALMTNPRLLVLDEATEGLAPLVRQEIWDALRVLKRESGLSILVVDKALSELAQVADRAVILERGRSVWDGVFAEVKGEVAERYLGV, via the coding sequence ATGAGCCTTCTGGAACTGCACGATCTGACCGCCTCCTACGGCGCGTCCCAAGCGCTTTTCGGCGTCTCTCTGGAAATTGCCGAGGGCGAGGTTCTGGCGCTCATGGGCCGCAATGGCATGGGCAAGAGCACCACTGTCCGCTGCCTCAGCGGGATGATGGCGGCCGGGGGTGTCCGGCGCTTTGCCGGGCAGGACATCGGCAAGCTTCCCTCGCACAGGGTGGCGCGGCTGGGGGTCGGGTTGGTGCCCGAGGGACGCCGGTGCTTCCGCGATCTTACGGTGACCGAGAACCTTATCGCCGCCGCCCGCCCGGGTCCGTGGGATCAGGCGCGGGTCGAGGCGCTGTTCCCCCGGCTGGCGGAGCGCCGCACGCAGGTGTCGGGCACGCTCTCGGGGGGTGAGCAGCAGATGCTGGCCATCGGCCGGGCCTTGATGACCAACCCGCGGCTCTTGGTGCTGGACGAGGCGACCGAAGGGCTCGCCCCACTGGTGCGGCAAGAGATCTGGGACGCGCTGAGGGTGCTGAAGCGCGAGAGCGGTCTGTCGATCCTGGTGGTCGACAAGGCGCTGTCGGAACTGGCGCAGGTCGCTGACCGCGCGGTGATCCTCGAGCGCGGGCGCTCCGTCTGGGACGGGGTGTTCGCCGAGGTGAAGGGCGAGGTGGCGGAGCGGTATCTGGGGGTGTGA
- a CDS encoding ABC transporter substrate-binding protein has product MLKQLLASAALIACASAATAEVKVGLITTLSGGGAGLGIDTRDGFMLAVEEAGRDDLEVVVEDDQQKPDVAVQIADRMIQSDKVDLLTGIVWSNLAMAVVPSATAQGLFYLSTNAAPAQLAGKGCNPNYFSVSYQNDNLHEAAGAYATSADFKNTFILAPNYPAGKDSLNGFKRFFEGELAGEIYTKLGQTDYAAEIAQIRASGADSVFFFLPGGMGISFLKQYADSGVDLPLVGPAFSFDQNILQAVGDAALGVKNTSQWNKDLENESNAHFVEAYLAKYDRLPSLYSAQGYDTALLLLSAMDKADIGDKDAFRAALEEADFASVRGDFEFSASHHPIQDIYVREVIKEGDILTNKIVGTAIEDRGHAYEDECKM; this is encoded by the coding sequence ATGCTCAAACAACTTCTCGCCTCCGCGGCGCTCATCGCCTGCGCCTCCGCAGCCACGGCCGAGGTCAAGGTCGGACTCATCACCACGCTCTCGGGCGGCGGCGCCGGGCTCGGCATCGACACCCGCGACGGCTTCATGCTGGCCGTCGAAGAGGCAGGCCGCGACGATCTCGAGGTGGTGGTCGAGGACGACCAGCAGAAGCCCGACGTCGCCGTGCAGATCGCCGACCGGATGATCCAATCCGACAAGGTCGACCTGCTGACCGGCATCGTCTGGTCGAACCTCGCCATGGCGGTGGTCCCCTCTGCGACCGCGCAGGGGCTGTTCTACCTGTCGACCAACGCCGCCCCGGCGCAGCTGGCCGGCAAGGGCTGCAACCCCAACTATTTCTCGGTCTCCTACCAGAATGACAACCTGCATGAGGCGGCGGGCGCCTATGCCACCAGCGCCGACTTCAAGAACACCTTCATCCTTGCGCCGAACTATCCGGCCGGGAAGGACTCGCTCAATGGCTTCAAGCGCTTCTTCGAGGGCGAACTGGCCGGCGAGATCTACACCAAGCTCGGCCAGACCGATTACGCCGCCGAAATCGCGCAAATCCGCGCTTCGGGCGCCGACAGCGTCTTCTTCTTCCTGCCCGGCGGCATGGGGATCTCCTTCCTCAAGCAATATGCCGACAGCGGCGTCGACCTCCCGCTGGTGGGTCCGGCCTTCTCCTTCGACCAGAACATCCTGCAGGCGGTGGGCGATGCGGCGCTCGGCGTGAAGAACACCTCGCAGTGGAACAAGGACCTCGAGAACGAGTCCAACGCCCATTTCGTCGAGGCCTATCTCGCCAAGTACGACCGCCTGCCCTCGCTCTACTCGGCGCAGGGCTACGACACCGCGCTGCTGCTGCTCTCGGCGATGGACAAGGCCGACATCGGTGACAAGGACGCCTTCCGCGCTGCGCTGGAAGAGGCCGATTTCGCCTCGGTCCGCGGTGACTTCGAGTTTTCGGCCAGCCATCACCCGATCCAGGACATCTACGTCCGCGAGGTGATCAAGGAAGGCGACATCCTCACCAACAAGATCGTCGGCACGGCGATCGAGGATCGTGGCCACGCCTACGAGGACGAGTGCAAGATGTAA
- the modB gene encoding molybdate ABC transporter permease subunit, translated as MDWLGPEEWQAVRLSLRVSFWATLFALPPALLAAYALARWRFPGKQLLNGLVHLPLILPPVVTGYLLLLTFGTRGPVGSVLQQIGLVFAFRWTGAALAAGIMAFPLLVRAMRLSLESVDPKLEQAAATLGASRLWVFVTVTLPLILPGIIAGAVLGFAKAMGEFGATITFVSNIPGQTQTLPSAIYAFLQVPGGESAALRLVAVSVAVAMSALLLSEWLARRAQRRVSGT; from the coding sequence ATGGACTGGCTCGGCCCCGAGGAATGGCAGGCGGTGCGGCTCTCGCTGCGGGTCTCCTTCTGGGCCACGCTTTTCGCCCTGCCCCCGGCGCTGCTGGCGGCCTATGCGCTGGCGCGCTGGCGCTTTCCAGGCAAGCAGTTGCTCAACGGGCTGGTGCACCTGCCGCTGATCCTGCCGCCGGTGGTCACCGGCTACCTGCTGCTGCTGACCTTCGGCACCCGCGGCCCCGTCGGCTCGGTGTTGCAGCAGATCGGCCTTGTCTTCGCCTTCCGCTGGACCGGGGCGGCGCTGGCTGCGGGGATCATGGCCTTCCCCTTGCTTGTCCGCGCCATGCGCCTGTCGCTCGAATCCGTCGATCCAAAACTTGAACAGGCCGCCGCCACGCTCGGCGCGTCGCGGCTCTGGGTCTTTGTCACGGTGACCTTGCCGCTCATTCTGCCCGGCATCATCGCCGGGGCGGTGCTCGGCTTTGCCAAGGCGATGGGCGAATTCGGCGCCACGATCACCTTCGTGTCGAACATCCCGGGCCAGACCCAGACCCTGCCCTCGGCGATCTACGCCTTCCTGCAGGTGCCCGGCGGAGAAAGCGCCGCGCTGCGGCTGGTGGCGGTGTCTGTCGCGGTCGCCATGTCGGCGCTGCTGCTCTCGGAATGGCTGGCGCGGCGGGCGCAGCGGCGGGTGTCGGGCACATGA
- a CDS encoding branched-chain amino acid ABC transporter permease, producing the protein MSRERLLGAVVLLALGLVPLAAHLMGEPFTITLATRAAILALAAVGLNIALGLGGLVSLGHATFFGIGGYAMGILASHVQNYEPMFEWPFLFEGSTSMPVIWLVAVLASALVALLIGLLALRTSGVYFIMITLAFGQMFYFFSISWSRYGGEDGMSIYVRNGFPGLNTLDPIQFFGLCYAVLCLVLLGAHLLACSPFGLALGAARQSPDRVQAVGLDPKRLRLVGFVISGAITGLAGALFADLNRFVSPTMFSWQTSGEIMVFIILGGVGRLFGPVVGAAVFVMLEHWLGDMSEYWHIWLGVLLLAVVLFARGGLVGLIAGREKAHD; encoded by the coding sequence ATGAGCCGCGAACGTCTTCTGGGGGCGGTGGTGCTGCTGGCGCTTGGCCTCGTGCCGCTGGCCGCGCATCTGATGGGCGAGCCCTTCACCATCACGCTTGCGACCCGGGCCGCGATCCTTGCGCTGGCCGCCGTGGGGCTGAACATCGCGCTTGGCCTCGGCGGGTTGGTGAGCCTCGGCCACGCCACCTTCTTCGGCATCGGCGGTTACGCCATGGGGATCCTCGCCAGCCATGTGCAGAACTACGAGCCGATGTTTGAATGGCCTTTCCTCTTCGAGGGCTCGACCTCGATGCCGGTCATTTGGCTGGTGGCGGTGCTGGCCTCGGCGCTGGTCGCGTTGCTGATCGGGCTGCTGGCGCTGCGGACCTCGGGCGTCTACTTCATCATGATCACGCTCGCCTTCGGGCAGATGTTCTACTTCTTTTCGATCTCCTGGAGCCGCTACGGCGGCGAGGACGGCATGTCGATCTACGTGCGCAACGGCTTCCCGGGGCTCAACACGCTCGACCCGATCCAGTTTTTTGGCCTGTGCTACGCGGTGCTCTGCCTCGTGCTGCTGGGCGCGCATCTGCTGGCGTGCAGCCCCTTCGGGCTGGCGCTCGGCGCAGCGCGGCAGAGCCCGGACCGGGTGCAGGCTGTGGGGCTCGACCCCAAGCGGCTGCGGCTGGTGGGCTTCGTCATCTCGGGCGCGATCACCGGCCTTGCGGGCGCGCTCTTCGCCGATCTCAACCGCTTCGTCAGCCCGACGATGTTCAGCTGGCAGACCTCGGGAGAGATCATGGTCTTCATCATCCTCGGCGGCGTCGGACGGCTGTTCGGCCCGGTGGTCGGGGCAGCGGTCTTCGTGATGCTCGAGCATTGGCTCGGCGACATGTCGGAATACTGGCACATATGGCTCGGGGTTCTGCTGCTCGCCGTAGTGCTCTTTGCACGCGGCGGCCTGGTCGGGCTGATTGCGGGACGGGAGAAGGCCCATGACTGA